From Pseudobythopirellula maris:
CAGCCAAGCGTCCTCTTCGTGGAGCGTGTCTCGGATCAGCTTGTCAACGTCTTCACTCATCGTGCTGCTCTCCAGAATAGGGGGAATTGGGATCGCGGCGGATCGCGGCGGCCAGTTTCTTCCGGGCGTGGTAGAGCCGCGACTTCAACGTGCCGACCGGAACCGTCATCGCCTCGGCGATCTCCGCGAGCGGCATCGTGTCGAGGTAATGCATCGCTAGCAGGGTGCGTTCTTGCGGCGACAAACGGGTGAGCGCCTGACGGAGCGCGTCGGTTCGGTCCGAAGCGCCGTCGCTGTCGCTTGCCGCGGGTGGGTCGTGCAGCAACGGCGCGGCTCGCTCTCGATTGGTCTGCTGCCGCCGCACCCAGTCGGCGCACTTGTTGCCCACAATCCGGTAGGC
This genomic window contains:
- a CDS encoding RNA polymerase sigma factor, with translation MKPPDSHSTEETYDQWLVLRVQDGDEQALRRLVERWGPRLRRQALRLTGRPDAAADATQEAWLAIIRGLTRLDDPACFRRWAYRIVGNKCADWVRRQQTNRERAAPLLHDPPAASDSDGASDRTDALRQALTRLSPQERTLLAMHYLDTMPLAEIAEAMTVPVGTLKSRLYHARKKLAAAIRRDPNSPYSGEQHDE